The following proteins come from a genomic window of Streptomyces sp. GS7:
- a CDS encoding Hsp20/alpha crystallin family protein, whose product MNMPVRRRTGSLLERALPSLQWREPIAAEFDDLYERMSHLLETAGGVPALGERTHWAPLADLHETDDAYVVEAELPGVERDGIDVEITNRELRISGEYKECGREGVLRRSTRRTGRFEYRSTLPVDVKADDVKANLNDGVLTVTIPKARAATPRHIDITT is encoded by the coding sequence ATGAACATGCCCGTGCGACGCCGGACCGGCAGCCTGCTGGAAAGAGCTCTGCCCTCCCTGCAGTGGCGCGAGCCGATAGCCGCGGAGTTCGACGACCTGTACGAGCGGATGAGCCATCTGCTGGAGACCGCGGGCGGTGTCCCCGCGCTGGGCGAACGGACCCACTGGGCGCCGCTCGCGGACCTGCACGAGACCGATGACGCCTATGTCGTCGAGGCGGAACTGCCCGGGGTGGAGCGGGACGGCATCGACGTCGAGATCACCAACCGGGAACTGCGCATCAGCGGCGAGTACAAGGAGTGCGGGCGCGAGGGCGTGCTGCGCCGGAGCACTCGCCGCACCGGCCGGTTCGAGTACCGCTCGACGCTCCCGGTCGACGTGAAGGCCGACGACGTCAAGGCGAACCTCAACGACGGGGTGCTGACGGTGACCATCCCCAAGGCCCGGGCCGCGACACCGCGGCACATCGACATCACGACATGA
- a CDS encoding SHOCT domain-containing protein, protein MYWYHHGGGGWGWIAATIGMILFWALVVTVGILVFRALARPGKYGGEQTGWRAGWHTGPPPPAGPTAEQILAERYARGEIEDEEYQRRLAILRSSRQGPAPP, encoded by the coding sequence ATGTACTGGTACCACCACGGCGGAGGCGGCTGGGGCTGGATCGCCGCCACCATCGGCATGATCCTGTTCTGGGCGCTGGTCGTCACGGTCGGCATCCTGGTCTTCCGCGCCCTCGCCCGCCCCGGCAAGTACGGCGGCGAGCAGACCGGCTGGCGCGCCGGCTGGCACACCGGCCCGCCGCCGCCCGCCGGTCCCACGGCGGAGCAGATCCTCGCCGAGCGCTACGCACGGGGTGAGATCGAGGACGAGGAGTACCAGCGGCGCCTGGCCATACTGCGCTCGTCGCGGCAGGGCCCGGCACCCCCCTGA
- a CDS encoding ALF repeat-containing protein, which yields MKLARIPAVVAAAAIAPAVLFSSPAVAADSGSSPATSVPDKPAGEPEAKPGETAPGKTTPGGDAKTAEQDRMAILRMLADKGIGRGLEREATRALDGGPEAMRHFLEVGQYAARDEDNRFAILKILGDQNTGPGVREAAERAMDGTPEDRVRFLESGRRAAQEDDDRVRTSQILSVGGPAVKAAANKALDGTAEDVRHFLEVGQYEARAKDEADAEREAAKNKPTPKPDTGSAGHGENGKDGENGENVEGGKGGGGETGAGKAAVAEPAVASSRSTATAPTAAEGQLAATGVGSATSWAVGGAAVALTAGAGLIVAARRRAADER from the coding sequence GTGAAGTTGGCCCGTATTCCGGCGGTTGTCGCCGCCGCTGCGATAGCGCCGGCCGTTCTGTTCTCCTCGCCGGCCGTCGCCGCCGACAGCGGGTCGTCGCCCGCCACCTCCGTCCCGGACAAGCCGGCGGGCGAACCGGAGGCGAAGCCGGGGGAGACGGCACCGGGGAAGACGACGCCGGGCGGTGACGCGAAGACCGCCGAGCAGGACCGGATGGCCATCCTCCGGATGCTGGCCGACAAGGGCATCGGCAGAGGGCTGGAACGAGAGGCGACGCGAGCGCTCGACGGTGGCCCGGAGGCCATGCGTCACTTCCTGGAGGTCGGCCAGTACGCCGCACGCGACGAGGACAACCGCTTTGCCATCCTGAAGATCCTCGGGGACCAGAACACCGGCCCGGGAGTGCGAGAAGCGGCGGAACGGGCGATGGACGGCACCCCTGAGGACCGTGTGCGCTTCCTGGAATCAGGACGGCGCGCGGCCCAGGAAGACGACGATCGGGTACGCACCTCGCAGATCCTGAGCGTCGGCGGCCCCGCGGTGAAGGCGGCCGCCAACAAGGCGCTGGACGGCACGGCCGAGGACGTCCGGCACTTCCTGGAGGTCGGCCAGTACGAGGCACGTGCCAAGGACGAGGCCGACGCCGAACGGGAGGCGGCCAAGAACAAGCCCACCCCGAAGCCCGACACCGGGTCCGCGGGGCACGGCGAGAATGGCAAGGACGGCGAGAACGGCGAGAACGTTGAGGGCGGTAAGGGGGGTGGCGGTGAGACGGGCGCCGGGAAGGCTGCCGTCGCAGAGCCCGCGGTCGCCTCGTCGCGGAGCACCGCCACCGCACCCACGGCCGCCGAAGGCCAACTCGCCGCCACCGGCGTCGGATCCGCCACCTCGTGGGCGGTCGGCGGCGCGGCCGTCGCCCTCACCGCCGGTGCCGGACTGATCGTCGCGGCCCGCCGCCGTGCGGCGGACGAGCGCTGA
- a CDS encoding HelD family protein, which translates to MRKEQEFVDLLHERLDALRSGARTAMTEALPQGGGTFQARLERDVMVAEQAELLAGFEAGEHGLCFGRLAFRDGRDHHIGRIGIRRDDADRTPLVIDWRADVARPFYLATGHTPMGLRRRRHLTTQGRRVTALHDEILDLADAQRTGHEGADADAVLLASLDAARTGRMHDIVQTIQADQDRIIRAPHHGVLVVEGGPGTGKTVVALHRAAYLLYAHRAQLARRAVLIVGPNPAFLGYIGQVLPSLGETGVLLATPGELFPGVTATGTDTPRAAEVKGGAAMADALARFVADRQTLPEPTLVIDHEDGELHLDAALVDEARRRARATLLPHNLARPHFAFHVIDALTAQLTERIGADPYGGPNLLGPDDIAQLGKAVATSGEVHRAIEELWPALTPQQLVADFLTEPVHLPDADADAIRRSGGVWTPADVPLLDEAAELLGEDDSAARAAAEAERQELTTYAQGVLDLSYGSRTQEFEDRDDEDSEVLAAHDLIDADRLAERQEEADHRTAAERAAADRTWAFGHIIVDEAQELSAMMWRLLMRRCPTRSMTLVGDPAQTSEPGGCGTWEAILGPYVGDRWQHVRLAVNYRTPSEIMETAARVPRAADPSFTPPRSIRATGVRPWAHRTQDLPRAVAEAVARETGHGAGQGRLAVIAPRERCAALAATLPAAAAGTAPDLTRPVVVLDPRQAKGLEFDTVLVAEPGEFGASDLYVALTRATQRLGVLHTGALPQSLAGLAEPDGTAEPDAESVAGAAG; encoded by the coding sequence TTGCGGAAGGAGCAGGAATTCGTGGACCTGCTCCACGAACGCCTCGACGCCCTGCGGTCCGGGGCGCGGACGGCCATGACCGAGGCCCTGCCGCAGGGCGGCGGTACGTTCCAGGCGCGCCTGGAACGCGATGTGATGGTCGCCGAACAGGCCGAGTTGCTGGCGGGTTTCGAGGCCGGGGAACACGGGCTGTGCTTCGGGCGGCTGGCATTCCGGGACGGTCGCGACCACCACATCGGCCGGATCGGCATCCGGCGGGACGACGCCGACCGCACTCCGCTGGTCATCGACTGGCGGGCCGATGTGGCCCGGCCGTTCTACCTCGCCACCGGGCACACCCCCATGGGGCTGCGGCGCCGGCGCCATCTGACCACGCAGGGCCGGCGGGTGACCGCGCTGCACGACGAGATCCTGGACCTCGCCGACGCCCAACGCACCGGCCACGAAGGCGCGGACGCCGACGCCGTCCTGCTCGCGTCGCTGGACGCGGCGCGCACCGGCCGGATGCACGACATCGTGCAGACCATCCAGGCCGACCAGGACCGCATCATCCGCGCCCCGCACCACGGCGTCCTCGTGGTGGAGGGCGGCCCCGGAACCGGCAAGACCGTCGTGGCGCTGCACCGGGCCGCGTATCTGCTGTACGCGCACCGTGCGCAACTCGCCCGCCGCGCCGTGCTGATCGTCGGGCCCAACCCGGCGTTCCTCGGCTATATCGGCCAGGTGCTGCCCTCGCTCGGCGAGACGGGCGTGCTGCTCGCGACGCCCGGTGAACTGTTCCCCGGCGTGACCGCGACCGGCACCGACACCCCCCGCGCCGCCGAGGTCAAGGGCGGTGCGGCGATGGCGGACGCCCTGGCGCGCTTCGTCGCCGACCGGCAGACGCTGCCCGAGCCCACCCTCGTCATCGACCACGAGGACGGCGAACTGCACCTCGACGCGGCGCTCGTGGACGAGGCCCGGCGGCGCGCGCGGGCGACCCTGCTGCCGCACAACCTCGCGCGCCCGCACTTCGCGTTCCATGTCATCGACGCGCTCACCGCGCAGCTCACCGAGCGGATCGGCGCCGACCCCTACGGTGGCCCGAACCTCCTGGGCCCGGACGACATCGCCCAGCTCGGCAAGGCCGTCGCCACCAGCGGCGAGGTCCACCGCGCCATCGAGGAGCTGTGGCCGGCCCTCACCCCGCAGCAGTTGGTCGCCGACTTCCTCACCGAGCCCGTGCACCTACCCGACGCCGACGCGGACGCGATCCGGCGTTCCGGCGGGGTGTGGACCCCGGCGGACGTTCCGCTGCTGGACGAGGCGGCGGAACTCCTCGGCGAGGACGACTCGGCAGCGCGGGCCGCCGCCGAGGCCGAACGCCAGGAGCTGACCACCTATGCGCAGGGCGTGCTCGACCTCTCGTACGGGTCGCGCACCCAGGAGTTCGAGGACCGGGACGACGAGGATTCCGAAGTGCTGGCCGCGCACGACCTGATCGACGCGGACCGGCTCGCCGAGCGGCAGGAGGAGGCCGACCACCGCACCGCCGCGGAACGCGCCGCCGCCGACCGCACCTGGGCCTTCGGCCACATCATCGTCGACGAGGCGCAGGAGTTGTCCGCCATGATGTGGCGGCTGCTGATGCGCCGTTGCCCGACGCGTTCGATGACGCTGGTGGGCGACCCCGCGCAGACCTCGGAGCCGGGCGGCTGCGGCACCTGGGAAGCCATCCTCGGGCCCTACGTCGGCGACCGCTGGCAGCACGTCAGGCTCGCCGTCAACTACCGCACGCCGAGCGAGATCATGGAGACCGCGGCACGGGTCCCGCGGGCCGCGGACCCGTCGTTCACACCGCCGCGGTCGATCCGCGCCACCGGTGTCCGCCCGTGGGCGCACCGCACGCAGGACCTGCCGCGGGCGGTAGCGGAGGCGGTGGCCCGCGAGACCGGGCACGGCGCCGGGCAGGGGCGGCTCGCCGTGATCGCGCCGCGGGAGCGGTGTGCGGCGCTGGCCGCCACCCTGCCGGCGGCGGCCGCCGGCACCGCCCCGGACCTGACCCGCCCGGTGGTGGTCCTCGACCCGCGGCAGGCCAAGGGGCTGGAGTTCGACACCGTACTGGTCGCGGAGCCGGGCGAGTTCGGGGCGAGCGATCTGTATGTGGCGCTCACCCGGGCGACGCAGCGGCTGGGCGTGCTGCACACGGGGGCGCTGCCGCAGAGCCTGGCCGGACTGGCGGAACCGGACGGCACGGCCGAGCCGGACGCGGAGTCGGTCGCCGGGGCGGCCGGCTGA
- a CDS encoding erythromycin esterase family protein, with the protein MTTNTPVVSDRLSDAAALPLRTLDPAAPLDDLEWLDQAVGDARVVAIGESAHYNREFFRLRHRLLRYLAERHGFSAYAMETGFVEGELVDNWVRGEGDAGAERLGHVMANGMTSLMGAWAPMRAHLEWMRRHNHSAAHPVGFYGVDMPGSMVSLLPGLDAVTAYLALVDPEFPVDPALRETAAAFAAPSAFAAPAAIAAYGDLATERRNALTAGLADLTAHLTSRRLTYVRRTSADAFARALHALRVTVTLDAMLREIARGNRDAMSLIRDARIADTVEWVLEREDRIVLAAHNGHVQRAPHTMPGMPVMPMAGAHLADRLGSDYVVIGTTTGTGQTLNTAPDFYTGTLFADLEETPRSGSLDALMNTGHRGPFAVDLRRLSAADTAAVRSVSQQRYGTYYADQSPLAAFDVVVHLPHVTAAEPDPAALAEAPRDVREPFASWMSTA; encoded by the coding sequence ATGACCACCAACACCCCTGTGGTGTCAGACCGGTTGAGCGACGCGGCGGCGTTGCCGCTGCGCACGCTGGACCCGGCGGCGCCGCTGGACGATCTGGAATGGCTGGACCAGGCGGTCGGCGACGCCCGCGTGGTGGCGATCGGTGAGAGCGCGCACTACAACCGGGAGTTCTTCCGGCTTCGCCACCGGCTGCTGCGCTACCTGGCCGAGCGGCACGGGTTCAGCGCGTATGCGATGGAAACCGGGTTCGTCGAAGGGGAGTTGGTCGACAACTGGGTCCGCGGCGAAGGCGACGCCGGCGCCGAACGGCTCGGCCACGTCATGGCGAACGGCATGACGTCGCTGATGGGAGCCTGGGCGCCGATGCGGGCCCACCTGGAGTGGATGCGGCGGCACAACCACTCGGCCGCGCACCCGGTCGGCTTCTACGGGGTCGACATGCCCGGCTCGATGGTGTCCCTGCTGCCCGGCCTCGACGCCGTGACCGCCTATCTCGCGCTGGTCGACCCCGAGTTCCCGGTCGACCCGGCCCTCCGGGAGACCGCCGCCGCCTTCGCGGCGCCCTCCGCGTTCGCCGCGCCCGCGGCCATCGCCGCCTACGGGGACCTCGCGACGGAACGCCGGAACGCGCTGACCGCCGGCCTCGCCGACCTCACGGCGCACCTGACGAGCCGGCGCCTGACCTACGTCCGGCGCACCTCCGCCGACGCCTTCGCGCGGGCGCTGCACGCGCTGCGCGTCACGGTCACCCTCGACGCGATGCTCCGCGAGATCGCCCGCGGGAACCGGGACGCGATGTCCCTCATCCGCGACGCCAGGATCGCGGACACCGTCGAGTGGGTGCTGGAGCGCGAGGACCGGATCGTCCTCGCCGCCCACAACGGACATGTGCAGCGCGCCCCGCACACCATGCCCGGTATGCCCGTCATGCCGATGGCGGGCGCGCACCTGGCCGACCGGCTGGGCTCGGACTACGTGGTCATCGGCACCACGACGGGGACCGGGCAGACCCTCAACACGGCGCCCGACTTCTACACCGGCACCCTCTTCGCCGACCTGGAGGAGACGCCCCGGTCCGGTAGCCTCGACGCGCTCATGAACACCGGCCACCGAGGCCCCTTCGCCGTCGACCTGCGCCGGCTGTCCGCAGCCGACACGGCCGCCGTGCGGAGCGTCTCACAGCAGCGCTACGGCACGTACTACGCCGACCAGAGCCCGCTGGCGGCCTTCGACGTCGTCGTCCACCTCCCCCACGTCACCGCCGCCGAACCCGACCCCGCCGCCCTGGCCGAAGCGCCCCGCGACGTACGGGAGCCGTTCGCCAGCTGGATGTCGACGGCGTGA
- a CDS encoding magnesium transporter MgtE N-terminal domain-containing protein gives MLHLSALVKRPVADRAGRVLGRLADVIVRLRGADYPIVTGLVAGVGGRELFVPVEQVDSFDGGGLVRLVSAKVDLRPFVRREGEVLLRADVLGHRLIDVAEARLVRATDVELAYRNGQWLLFCVDTHRPRRLLWVFGEHAHEHRCRDWKSFEPLIGHRRSALVRRPTVRIRGLRPAEIADLLEEASKDEESEILGHVHQDPELEADVFEELEEDLATRLLGARTDEEIAAVLGRMGADDAADAIGDLPQGRRRLVLERLPAGQRAKVLTLMGFNADSAGGLMGMDFLAVPGTTRVAEVLAAVRDSRRLQPEALTSAYTMDEEGRLTASARLVALLQAAPDARLNEVSEPDPVRVGPDTDLVDVALLMTDYNLITLPVVDEDGVLLGLITVDDVLEAMLPEDWRRREVAPPPDAHRAASAPRHQERSP, from the coding sequence GTGCTGCACCTGTCCGCGCTGGTCAAGCGGCCGGTGGCGGACCGGGCCGGCCGGGTGCTGGGGCGGCTGGCCGATGTGATCGTGCGGCTGCGCGGCGCGGACTACCCGATCGTGACGGGGCTGGTGGCCGGCGTCGGCGGGCGCGAGCTGTTCGTTCCCGTCGAGCAGGTGGACTCCTTCGACGGGGGCGGACTCGTCCGGTTGGTGAGCGCCAAGGTGGATCTGCGGCCGTTCGTACGGCGCGAGGGGGAGGTGCTGCTCCGTGCCGATGTGCTCGGCCACCGGCTGATCGACGTGGCGGAGGCCCGGCTGGTGCGCGCCACGGACGTGGAACTGGCGTACCGCAACGGGCAGTGGCTGCTGTTCTGCGTCGACACCCACCGGCCGCGCCGGCTCCTGTGGGTCTTCGGGGAGCATGCGCACGAGCACCGGTGCCGGGACTGGAAGAGCTTCGAGCCGCTGATCGGGCATCGCCGCAGCGCGCTGGTGCGGCGCCCGACGGTGCGGATCCGCGGGCTGCGGCCGGCGGAGATCGCCGACCTGCTCGAAGAGGCGTCGAAGGACGAGGAGAGCGAGATCCTCGGGCACGTCCACCAGGACCCGGAACTGGAGGCCGACGTCTTCGAGGAACTGGAGGAGGACCTGGCCACCCGGCTCCTCGGCGCCCGCACCGACGAGGAGATCGCCGCGGTGCTCGGCCGGATGGGAGCCGATGACGCGGCCGACGCGATCGGCGACCTGCCCCAGGGGCGCCGCCGCCTGGTGCTGGAGCGGCTGCCGGCCGGGCAGCGCGCCAAGGTGCTGACGCTGATGGGCTTCAACGCCGACAGCGCGGGCGGGCTGATGGGCATGGACTTCCTGGCGGTGCCGGGTACGACCCGCGTCGCCGAGGTCCTGGCGGCGGTACGGGACTCCCGCCGGCTGCAACCCGAGGCCCTGACCAGCGCGTACACGATGGACGAGGAGGGGCGGCTGACCGCGTCGGCCCGGCTGGTGGCGCTGCTCCAGGCCGCCCCGGACGCCCGGCTGAACGAGGTGAGCGAACCGGACCCGGTACGGGTGGGACCCGACACCGACCTGGTGGATGTCGCGCTGCTGATGACGGACTACAACCTGATCACCCTGCCCGTCGTGGACGAGGACGGGGTGCTGCTCGGCCTCATCACCGTCGACGACGTCCTCGAAGCGATGCTGCCGGAGGACTGGCGGCGCCGGGAGGTCGCCCCGCCGCCCGACGCCCACCGGGCCGCGAGCGCACCCCGGCACCAGGAACGGTCGCCATGA